In Chlorocebus sabaeus isolate Y175 chromosome 11, mChlSab1.0.hap1, whole genome shotgun sequence, one DNA window encodes the following:
- the NTF3 gene encoding neurotrophin-3 isoform X2, whose product MSILFYVIFLAYLRGIQGNNMDQRSLPEDSLNSLIIKLIQADILKNKLSKQLVDVKENYQSTLPKAEAPREPERGEPAKSEFQPVIAMDTELLRQQRRYNSPRVLLSDSTPLEPPPLYLMEDYVGNPVVANRTSRRKRYAEHKSHRGEYSVCDSESLWVTDKSSAIDIRGHQVTVLGEIKTGNSPVKQYFYETRCKEARPVKNGCRGIDDKHWNSQCKTSQTYVRALTSENNKLVGWRWIRIDTSCVCALSRKIGRT is encoded by the coding sequence ATGTCCATCTTGTTTTATGTGATATTTCTCGCTTATCTCCGTGGCATCCAAGGTAACAACATGGATCAAAGGAGTTTGCCAGAAGACTCGCTCAATTCCCTGATTATTAAGCTGATCCAGgcagatattttgaaaaacaagctCTCCAAGCAGCTGGTGGACGTTAAGGAAAATTACCAGAGCACCCTGCCGAAAGCAGAGGCCCCCCGAGAGCCGGAGCGGGGAGAGCCCGCCAAGTCAGAATTCCAGCCAGTGATTGCAATGGATACCGAACTGCTGCGGCAACAGAGACGCTACAACTCACCACGGGTCCTGCTGAGCGACAGCACCCCCTTGGAGCCCCCACCCTTGTATCTCATGGAGGATTACGTGGGCAACCCCGTGGTGGCGAACAGAACATCACGGCGGAAACGGTACGCAGAGCATAAGAGTCACCGAGGGGAGTACTCGGTATGTGACAGTGAGAGTCTGTGGGTGACCGACAAGTCATCGGCCATCGACATTCGGGGACACCAGGTCACGGTGCTGGGGGAGATCAAAACGGGCAACTCTCCCGtcaaacaatatttttatgaaacGCGATGTAAGGAAGCCaggccagtcaaaaacggttgcAGGGGCATTGATGATAAACACTGGAACTCTCAGTGCAAAACATCCCAAACCTACGTCCGAGCACTGACTTCAGAAAACAATAAACTCGTGGGCTGGCGGTGGATACGGATAGACACGTCCTGTGTGTGTGCCTTGTCGAGAAAAATCGGAAGAACATGA
- the NTF3 gene encoding neurotrophin-3 isoform X1 produces MWQPPSARIMMRQILQVNKVMSILFYVIFLAYLRGIQGNNMDQRSLPEDSLNSLIIKLIQADILKNKLSKQLVDVKENYQSTLPKAEAPREPERGEPAKSEFQPVIAMDTELLRQQRRYNSPRVLLSDSTPLEPPPLYLMEDYVGNPVVANRTSRRKRYAEHKSHRGEYSVCDSESLWVTDKSSAIDIRGHQVTVLGEIKTGNSPVKQYFYETRCKEARPVKNGCRGIDDKHWNSQCKTSQTYVRALTSENNKLVGWRWIRIDTSCVCALSRKIGRT; encoded by the coding sequence ATCTTACAGGTGAACAAGGTGATGTCCATCTTGTTTTATGTGATATTTCTCGCTTATCTCCGTGGCATCCAAGGTAACAACATGGATCAAAGGAGTTTGCCAGAAGACTCGCTCAATTCCCTGATTATTAAGCTGATCCAGgcagatattttgaaaaacaagctCTCCAAGCAGCTGGTGGACGTTAAGGAAAATTACCAGAGCACCCTGCCGAAAGCAGAGGCCCCCCGAGAGCCGGAGCGGGGAGAGCCCGCCAAGTCAGAATTCCAGCCAGTGATTGCAATGGATACCGAACTGCTGCGGCAACAGAGACGCTACAACTCACCACGGGTCCTGCTGAGCGACAGCACCCCCTTGGAGCCCCCACCCTTGTATCTCATGGAGGATTACGTGGGCAACCCCGTGGTGGCGAACAGAACATCACGGCGGAAACGGTACGCAGAGCATAAGAGTCACCGAGGGGAGTACTCGGTATGTGACAGTGAGAGTCTGTGGGTGACCGACAAGTCATCGGCCATCGACATTCGGGGACACCAGGTCACGGTGCTGGGGGAGATCAAAACGGGCAACTCTCCCGtcaaacaatatttttatgaaacGCGATGTAAGGAAGCCaggccagtcaaaaacggttgcAGGGGCATTGATGATAAACACTGGAACTCTCAGTGCAAAACATCCCAAACCTACGTCCGAGCACTGACTTCAGAAAACAATAAACTCGTGGGCTGGCGGTGGATACGGATAGACACGTCCTGTGTGTGTGCCTTGTCGAGAAAAATCGGAAGAACATGA